The Acidianus manzaensis genome has a window encoding:
- a CDS encoding magnesium-dependent phosphatase-1, with product MKIKLVIFDADKTLWDHYNISEFQDPIKIINENEIEDYKGRKLKVFPEVRNTLHELKDKGIILGLATWNFPDKTEKILKILNLYNYFDIIISRDFPYKFIMISEIYNELRKKGIKVKPEEIMFIDDRRSHFGNVWLYLGNINCIEMWKDIKNHKEILFLIE from the coding sequence ATGAAAATAAAGTTAGTAATATTTGACGCAGACAAAACTTTATGGGATCACTATAATATTTCTGAATTTCAAGATCCTATAAAGATAATAAATGAAAATGAAATTGAAGATTATAAAGGAAGAAAACTTAAAGTATTTCCAGAAGTTAGAAATACTTTACATGAACTTAAAGATAAAGGAATAATTTTAGGCTTAGCAACATGGAATTTTCCAGATAAAACTGAAAAAATACTCAAAATATTAAACCTTTATAACTATTTTGATATCATAATTTCAAGAGACTTCCCGTATAAGTTTATAATGATATCAGAAATATACAATGAATTAAGAAAAAAAGGAATTAAAGTAAAACCAGAAGAGATTATGTTTATAGATGATAGAAGAAGCCACTTCGGTAATGTATGGCTATATCTTGGGAATATAAACTGCATAGAAATGTGGAAAGATATAAAAAATCATAAAGAAATACTTTTCCTTATAGAATGA
- a CDS encoding acetolactate synthase large subunit, whose amino-acid sequence MPNGARIIVEALKREGVKTIFGIPGLYNMPFYDELYYEIENQEIRHVLMRHEQAAAHAADGFARVTGFPGVVTATSGPGATNLVTGFITAYWDSSPIVAITGQVNRAVIGKMAFQESDTPGIFKDVSKYVVQLKQVQEIPLWIKNAFYIATTGRPGPVVVDIPRDVQIDKLDDVQWPEKPLVKGYKPFKTEIDPIKLKKAAEILVNAEKPIILVGTGAVWSGATPEILNLAETLICPITSTLPGKSAIPHDHPLYLGPMGYYGRAEASLAALESDVMVVIGAKLSDRTFTSYDEMVETGKKFIMINIDPTDSERAFKVDVPMYGDAKVLTRELLNAVMKVGTKKDRSAWMKRVKELRDYYSQFYYPDEPGKIKPWKALKTIRQAIPRDSIVTTGVGQHQMWAEVFWEVLEPRTFLSSTGMGTMGFGLPAAMGAKLARPDKVVVDLDGDGSFLMTGNNLATAVDEHIPIISVIFDNRSLGLVRQVQDLFQEKRIVGVEYGPSPDFVKYAESFGALGFNADSYEELEKDIKTAIKENIPAVIRLPIDRQELALPTLPPGGKLRQVIVSDPRKNS is encoded by the coding sequence ATGCCAAATGGAGCTAGAATTATAGTAGAAGCTTTAAAAAGAGAAGGAGTAAAAACAATCTTCGGAATACCAGGATTATATAACATGCCATTTTATGATGAACTATATTACGAAATAGAAAATCAAGAAATAAGACACGTATTAATGAGACATGAACAGGCAGCAGCACATGCAGCTGATGGTTTCGCAAGAGTTACTGGATTTCCTGGAGTAGTAACTGCTACATCTGGACCTGGAGCAACAAACTTAGTTACTGGATTCATAACTGCTTATTGGGATAGTTCTCCAATAGTAGCAATAACAGGTCAAGTTAATAGAGCTGTAATAGGAAAAATGGCTTTCCAAGAATCTGATACTCCAGGTATATTTAAAGATGTTTCAAAATATGTAGTACAATTAAAACAAGTTCAAGAAATTCCATTATGGATAAAGAATGCATTTTATATTGCTACTACTGGAAGACCAGGTCCAGTTGTAGTAGATATTCCAAGAGACGTACAAATTGACAAATTGGACGATGTACAATGGCCAGAAAAACCTTTAGTAAAAGGATATAAACCATTTAAAACAGAAATAGATCCAATTAAACTAAAGAAAGCAGCAGAAATACTAGTAAATGCAGAAAAACCAATTATTTTGGTAGGAACTGGTGCAGTATGGTCCGGAGCTACTCCCGAAATTCTGAATCTAGCTGAAACATTAATATGTCCAATAACATCTACATTACCAGGTAAATCCGCAATACCTCATGATCATCCTTTATATTTAGGGCCTATGGGCTATTATGGTAGAGCCGAAGCATCTTTAGCAGCACTAGAATCCGACGTAATGGTAGTTATAGGAGCTAAATTAAGCGATAGAACGTTTACTTCATATGACGAAATGGTAGAAACTGGAAAGAAATTCATCATGATAAATATAGATCCAACTGACTCTGAAAGAGCATTTAAAGTAGATGTACCAATGTATGGAGATGCTAAAGTTCTAACTAGAGAATTACTAAATGCGGTAATGAAAGTCGGAACCAAGAAAGATAGATCAGCATGGATGAAGAGAGTAAAAGAACTTAGAGATTATTATTCACAATTCTATTATCCAGACGAGCCAGGTAAAATAAAGCCTTGGAAAGCATTAAAAACAATTAGACAAGCAATACCCAGAGATTCCATAGTAACAACTGGTGTAGGTCAACATCAGATGTGGGCAGAAGTATTCTGGGAGGTATTAGAGCCTAGAACTTTCTTATCTTCTACTGGAATGGGGACAATGGGATTTGGATTACCAGCAGCAATGGGAGCAAAATTAGCTAGACCAGATAAAGTAGTAGTAGATTTAGATGGAGATGGATCGTTCTTAATGACAGGAAATAATTTGGCTACAGCAGTTGATGAGCACATACCTATAATATCAGTAATATTCGATAATAGAAGCTTAGGATTAGTAAGACAAGTACAAGATTTATTCCAAGAAAAAAGAATAGTAGGAGTAGAATATGGTCCATCGCCAGATTTTGTAAAATATGCTGAATCATTTGGCGCATTAGGATTTAATGCAGATAGTTACGAAGAATTAGAAAAAGATATTAAGACTGCGATTAAAGAAAATATTCCAGCAGTAATTAGATTACCTATAGATAGACAAGAATTAGCATTACCCACCTTACCTCCAGGTGGAAAATTAAGACAGGTGATAGTAAGTGACCCAAGAAAAAATAGTTAA
- a CDS encoding ACT domain-containing protein — MTQEKIVKVIGYYRDPGFLERIISNFRKLWVDIDWMTARKINDEGLYEVYLSIRNVKNTELAILNLSKTVDIEKVEVLEDGKLVKYYANEKGEISSDENEGNIRIFVPVYSKVTTYSWGEKSGS; from the coding sequence GTGACCCAAGAAAAAATAGTTAAAGTAATTGGATATTATAGAGATCCAGGATTCCTAGAGAGAATAATAAGCAACTTCAGAAAACTATGGGTAGATATAGACTGGATGACTGCAAGAAAAATAAACGATGAAGGATTATACGAAGTTTACTTAAGCATAAGAAATGTAAAAAATACTGAATTGGCAATATTAAACTTAAGTAAAACGGTTGATATAGAAAAAGTAGAAGTACTAGAAGACGGAAAGTTAGTTAAATACTATGCTAATGAAAAAGGAGAAATATCAAGTGACGAAAACGAAGGTAATATCAGGATTTTTGTACCCGTATATTCTAAAGTAACTACATATAGTTGGGGTGAAAAAAGTGGTAGCTAA
- the ilvC gene encoding ketol-acid reductoisomerase — MKKVVAKIYTDQDANLDKIKNKKIAVLGYGSQGRAWALNLRDSGLNVTVGLEREGNSWKQAEKDGFKPVHTEEAVKNADIVIFLVPDMVQRYVYLEKVKPYLKEGMDLVFAHGFNIHYRLIEPPKNVDVYMVAPKGPGPTVRDFYTKGGGVPSLIAVHQDYSGEAKEKALAIAKGIGSTRAGVIETTFKEETETDLFGEQTTLVGGVMELMRSAFKTLVDLGYQPEVAYFETINEMKMIVDIIYDKGFSGMLKAVSDTAKYGGLTSGKYEINEDVRKRMLEIAEKIRSGKFAEEWIEEYGRGSPTIKEGMEEVENSLEEQTGRRLKELIERGKPKS; from the coding sequence GTGAAAAAAGTGGTAGCTAAAATATACACAGATCAAGATGCAAATTTAGATAAAATAAAGAATAAAAAAATAGCAGTATTAGGATATGGAAGCCAAGGAAGAGCATGGGCATTAAATCTAAGAGATTCAGGATTAAATGTTACTGTTGGTCTAGAAAGAGAAGGAAACTCTTGGAAACAAGCTGAAAAAGATGGATTTAAGCCAGTTCATACTGAAGAAGCAGTAAAGAATGCCGATATAGTTATTTTCCTAGTACCAGATATGGTCCAAAGATATGTATACTTAGAAAAAGTTAAACCATATTTGAAAGAGGGAATGGATCTAGTATTTGCACATGGATTTAATATTCATTACAGATTAATTGAACCACCTAAGAACGTAGACGTATATATGGTAGCACCAAAAGGTCCAGGTCCAACAGTCAGAGATTTCTATACAAAGGGTGGCGGAGTTCCATCACTAATAGCAGTTCATCAAGATTACTCTGGAGAAGCTAAAGAAAAAGCATTAGCAATAGCAAAAGGAATAGGATCTACGAGAGCTGGTGTAATAGAAACCACTTTTAAAGAGGAAACAGAAACTGATCTATTCGGCGAACAAACTACATTAGTTGGCGGAGTTATGGAATTAATGAGATCAGCTTTTAAGACTCTAGTCGATTTAGGATACCAACCAGAAGTAGCGTATTTCGAAACTATAAATGAAATGAAAATGATAGTTGACATTATATATGACAAAGGGTTTAGCGGAATGCTAAAAGCAGTTTCTGACACAGCAAAGTATGGAGGATTAACATCAGGTAAATATGAAATAAACGAAGACGTTAGAAAAAGAATGTTAGAGATTGCTGAAAAGATAAGATCTGGAAAATTTGCAGAAGAATGGATAGAAGAATACGGTAGAGGAAGCCCAACAATTAAAGAAGGTATGGAAGAAGTAGAAAATAGCTTAGAAGAACAAACTGGTAGAAGATTAAAAGAACTTATTGAAAGAGGAAAACCTAAATCTTAG
- the hjc gene encoding Holliday junction resolvase Hjc, which translates to MNERKSKASSIERQVLSLLRDRGFAVIRAPASGSKRKDPIPDIVALKNGIILLIEVKSRKMKNKVYIGRDQAEGILDFARKSGGEIFIAIKFPKFLKFVRFEKLRKTSSGNYVADEDTINEGLTIDDLTRYVESKFSKTLDSFI; encoded by the coding sequence GTGAATGAGAGAAAGAGTAAAGCAAGCAGTATAGAAAGACAAGTTCTTTCCCTATTAAGAGATAGGGGATTTGCAGTAATTAGAGCACCAGCAAGCGGAAGTAAAAGAAAAGATCCTATTCCAGATATAGTAGCATTAAAAAATGGAATAATCCTTCTAATAGAAGTTAAAAGTAGAAAAATGAAAAATAAAGTTTATATTGGAAGAGACCAAGCAGAAGGAATCTTAGACTTTGCAAGAAAAAGTGGAGGAGAAATTTTTATAGCTATTAAATTTCCCAAATTCCTTAAATTTGTTAGATTTGAAAAACTAAGAAAAACAAGCTCAGGAAATTATGTAGCAGATGAAGATACTATAAATGAAGGATTAACAATAGACGATCTTACTAGATATGTAGAATCAAAATTTTCAAAAACTTTAGATTCATTCATCTGA
- a CDS encoding PINc/VapC family ATPase, which produces MSNNNELLVDKSALLEGVSRYIEKGVINGNILIHRSLLSELEKETRDGLLSGELALDEIQRIKEVSERYLFSVEFVGEYSSNVDQAIREYCKEKGCTIVTSDEIQKQVSQFLGISVIYLEPSQPELSIEKMFDENTMSVHLKEDTIPKAKKGKPGSWQFVNLSNSVTTAEDIKHIVSEIINSIRYVKNSFIEIERKGSTIVQLGNYRIVITRPPLSDGWEVTITRPVTKKSLQEYNLADKLIERLKNRAEGILIAGSPGMGKTTFAQALAEYYMQLGKIVKTIESPRDMHLPPDITQYSKNYAEIGELHDILLLSRPDYTVYDEMRNDDDFRLYIDLRLAGIGMIGVVHATTPIDAIHRFLSRIDLGTIPGILDTVIFISEGSVKKVYSLEMTVKVPLGLKEADLARPVVEIKDFMTDTVEYEIYVFGEQTMIVPATRTTSSNTIESKIAKTVMQSIPDADVKYENGEYIIKIPKNEIGKFNRRLNNKIRKLEKKHGIRIKITLGESSNGASNESNNDNSDE; this is translated from the coding sequence TTGTCGAATAATAATGAGCTACTTGTTGACAAGTCTGCATTATTAGAAGGTGTTTCTAGATATATAGAAAAAGGAGTGATAAATGGTAATATTCTTATTCATAGATCATTGTTGTCTGAACTAGAAAAAGAAACTAGAGATGGATTACTTTCAGGAGAATTAGCTTTAGATGAAATTCAGAGAATAAAAGAAGTTTCTGAAAGATATTTGTTTAGTGTTGAATTTGTTGGAGAATATTCTTCAAATGTTGATCAAGCAATTAGAGAATATTGCAAAGAAAAAGGATGTACTATCGTGACTTCAGATGAAATTCAAAAACAAGTTTCTCAATTTTTAGGAATTTCTGTTATATACTTGGAGCCAAGTCAACCAGAGTTGAGTATTGAAAAGATGTTTGATGAGAATACTATGAGCGTTCACTTAAAGGAGGATACTATTCCTAAAGCAAAAAAGGGAAAGCCTGGTAGTTGGCAGTTTGTTAACTTATCTAATTCTGTTACTACTGCTGAAGATATAAAACATATAGTTTCTGAAATCATAAATTCGATACGATATGTCAAAAACTCGTTCATAGAGATAGAAAGAAAAGGTTCTACTATAGTTCAATTAGGTAACTATAGAATAGTTATTACTAGACCACCATTAAGTGATGGATGGGAGGTTACTATTACTAGACCCGTAACTAAGAAATCTTTACAAGAATATAATCTAGCAGATAAATTGATAGAGAGATTGAAAAACAGAGCTGAAGGTATTTTGATCGCAGGATCTCCAGGTATGGGTAAAACTACTTTTGCACAAGCTTTAGCTGAATATTACATGCAACTAGGTAAAATTGTTAAGACTATAGAATCACCAAGAGATATGCATTTACCTCCTGATATTACACAGTACTCTAAAAATTATGCAGAAATAGGCGAACTTCACGATATTCTATTATTAAGTAGGCCTGATTATACTGTTTACGATGAAATGAGAAATGATGATGATTTTAGATTATACATTGATTTAAGACTTGCAGGTATAGGGATGATAGGAGTTGTTCACGCTACTACTCCAATAGATGCTATTCATAGATTTTTAAGTAGGATTGATTTAGGTACTATACCAGGAATTTTAGATACTGTGATATTCATCAGTGAAGGAAGCGTAAAGAAAGTATATAGTTTAGAAATGACTGTAAAAGTTCCTCTAGGATTAAAAGAAGCTGACTTAGCTAGGCCAGTTGTCGAAATAAAAGATTTTATGACTGATACTGTAGAATACGAAATATATGTTTTCGGAGAACAGACTATGATAGTTCCTGCTACTAGGACTACATCTTCTAACACTATAGAATCTAAAATAGCTAAGACTGTTATGCAAAGTATACCTGATGCCGATGTTAAGTATGAAAATGGTGAATATATTATCAAAATACCAAAGAACGAAATAGGTAAATTTAATAGAAGATTAAATAATAAAATAAGAAAATTAGAGAAAAAGCATGGAATAAGGATTAAAATAACTTTAGGAGAGTCTAGTAATGGGGCTAGTAATGAGTCAAATAATGATAATTCAGATGAATGA
- the pdxT gene encoding pyridoxal 5'-phosphate synthase glutaminase subunit PdxT, with translation MKVGILAYQGSFEEHALQTKRALFNLKIDGDVVPVKKVNELNSVDGIIIPGGESTTIGIVAQKMGLLEPLKDKILEGLPVLGTCAGAIMLAKDVSDAKVGKKSQPLIGTMDITVIRNYYGRQRESFEALIDLSKIGGSTAKVVFIRAPAITKVWGNSKVLSELNGTYTMVQEGNLLATTFHPELSGTTLVHEYFISLIKK, from the coding sequence ATGAAAGTAGGTATTTTAGCTTATCAAGGTAGTTTTGAAGAGCATGCATTACAGACTAAAAGAGCTTTATTTAATTTGAAAATTGATGGCGACGTAGTTCCAGTTAAGAAGGTTAATGAGTTAAATAGCGTAGACGGTATAATAATTCCAGGAGGAGAAAGCACTACTATTGGTATAGTAGCTCAGAAAATGGGATTATTAGAACCATTAAAAGATAAAATCTTAGAAGGTCTTCCAGTATTAGGAACTTGTGCAGGTGCAATTATGCTAGCTAAAGATGTTAGCGATGCTAAAGTTGGTAAAAAATCTCAGCCATTAATAGGTACTATGGATATCACTGTTATAAGGAATTATTATGGTAGACAAAGAGAAAGTTTTGAGGCATTAATAGACTTAAGTAAGATAGGTGGTAGTACTGCTAAAGTTGTTTTCATTAGAGCTCCAGCAATAACTAAAGTTTGGGGGAATTCAAAAGTATTATCAGAATTAAATGGTACATATACCATGGTTCAAGAAGGAAATCTACTAGCTACTACTTTTCATCCAGAATTATCTGGAACTACATTAGTCCATGAATACTTCATATCTTTAATAAAGAAATAA
- the pdxS gene encoding pyridoxal 5'-phosphate synthase lyase subunit PdxS: MRLYELSFNEIEEFFYKLAEVRDILKDSGLLSYLPEKEVSNIANGTVRVKHAFPIFQKGGVIMDVTNVNQASIAEDAGATSVMVLDKLPYDVRKSGGVARMADPKIIEEVMNSITIPIMAKVRIGHYYEAKLLEALGVDTIDESEVLTPADEEHHINKWEFKVPFVNGARNLGEALRRITEGASMIRTKGEPGTGNVSEAVKHMKIINSEINALASMSEEDRVKKAREYQVPYELVELTTKIKRLPIVNFAAGGITTPADAALMMWLGADGVFVGSGIFKSQDPSERAKAIVLSVSGWEYPEVVLEAQKMITEEKSMMGIDIKTLKPEELLQVRDT, from the coding sequence ATGAGGCTATACGAGTTATCCTTCAACGAAATTGAAGAATTCTTCTACAAACTTGCTGAAGTTAGAGATATACTAAAAGATTCTGGTTTACTTTCGTATTTACCAGAAAAAGAAGTATCAAATATAGCTAATGGTACTGTAAGAGTAAAACACGCTTTTCCAATATTCCAAAAAGGAGGAGTAATAATGGATGTTACTAACGTTAATCAAGCAAGTATAGCAGAAGATGCAGGAGCTACATCAGTTATGGTTTTAGATAAATTACCTTATGATGTAAGAAAATCAGGCGGAGTAGCAAGAATGGCTGATCCTAAGATAATAGAAGAAGTAATGAATTCTATAACAATACCAATAATGGCAAAAGTAAGAATTGGTCATTATTATGAGGCAAAATTACTAGAGGCTTTAGGAGTAGACACAATAGACGAAAGTGAAGTATTAACACCAGCTGACGAAGAACATCATATAAATAAATGGGAATTTAAGGTTCCATTTGTTAATGGGGCTAGAAATTTAGGAGAAGCGTTAAGGAGAATCACTGAGGGTGCGTCAATGATAAGAACTAAAGGTGAGCCAGGAACTGGAAACGTAAGCGAAGCAGTAAAACATATGAAGATAATAAATTCAGAAATAAACGCCTTAGCAAGTATGTCAGAAGAGGATAGAGTCAAAAAAGCTAGAGAATACCAAGTTCCTTATGAATTGGTAGAATTAACTACAAAAATAAAAAGATTACCAATAGTCAACTTTGCAGCTGGTGGAATAACTACTCCAGCTGACGCTGCATTAATGATGTGGTTAGGAGCAGATGGTGTGTTTGTAGGTTCAGGAATATTTAAGAGTCAAGATCCATCAGAAAGAGCTAAAGCTATAGTTCTTTCAGTATCTGGATGGGAATATCCAGAAGTAGTATTAGAAGCACAAAAAATGATAACTGAAGAAAAATCAATGATGGGTATTGATATTAAGACATTAAAACCAGAAGAATTATTGCAAGTGAGGGACACATGA
- a CDS encoding 30S ribosomal protein S26e, which yields MPKKRENRGRRKGDKGHVGYITCDNCGARVPEDKAICVTRMYTPVEPALAAELEKKGAIIPRYPVRKCYCINCAIHFGIVKIRAENERKIHPTTF from the coding sequence TTGCCTAAAAAAAGAGAGAATAGAGGCAGAAGAAAAGGAGACAAAGGACATGTTGGATATATAACATGCGATAACTGTGGAGCTAGAGTTCCAGAAGATAAAGCAATATGCGTAACAAGAATGTATACTCCAGTAGAACCTGCATTAGCAGCGGAATTAGAAAAGAAAGGAGCTATAATTCCTAGATATCCCGTTAGGAAATGCTATTGTATTAATTGTGCAATACACTTTGGTATAGTTAAAATTAGAGCTGAAAACGAAAGGAAAATACATCCCACAACATTTTAA
- the proS gene encoding proline--tRNA ligase, with translation MQIPREKWKSNFSEWFDRVLSEGEFYDYGRYPVKGMGVWRPYGFKIRQNIINTIRRLLDNTGHEEVLFPMLIPEDLLKRESEHIKGFEGEVYWVTKGGEEDLDVKLALRPTSEVAITYMESLWIQSYKQLPKKFYQIVSIFRYETKATRPMIRLREVTTFKEAHTLHETYEDAQRQVNEAIEIYKKFFDILGIPYLLSERPKWDRFAGAEHTYAFDTLMPDGKALQIGTVHHLGQHFSKALDYKIQKADGSLDYPYQTSYGISDRAIAVSIAINGDDHGPVLSPSIAPIKVVIIPIPVKNDDDRKKIEDYCNSLAKLLNDSGIETVVDNNKDITPGEKYYIWELKGVPIRLEIGLREYNSGNVTIKRRDTLTSKIVKKDDIVQEVKNMLDLMYNDLKKKAWEEFNSKIYYAKTQEELTKIIEEKGGIVEVPWCGDEACGQKLQDSITARVLGYPIEAKKTNDPCIVCKKPSTNVLRIAKTY, from the coding sequence ATGCAAATTCCAAGAGAAAAATGGAAGTCGAATTTTAGTGAATGGTTCGATAGAGTTCTATCTGAAGGAGAATTTTACGATTATGGAAGATATCCTGTAAAGGGGATGGGAGTTTGGAGGCCATATGGATTCAAAATTAGACAAAATATAATAAATACTATAAGAAGATTACTCGATAATACTGGCCATGAAGAAGTTTTATTTCCTATGCTCATACCAGAAGATTTACTAAAGAGAGAAAGTGAACATATAAAAGGATTTGAAGGAGAAGTTTATTGGGTAACTAAAGGGGGAGAGGAAGATTTAGATGTAAAATTAGCATTAAGGCCTACTTCTGAAGTTGCAATTACCTATATGGAGTCATTATGGATTCAAAGTTACAAACAACTTCCAAAAAAATTCTATCAAATAGTAAGTATTTTTAGGTATGAAACAAAAGCTACCAGACCTATGATAAGATTAAGAGAAGTTACAACGTTCAAAGAAGCTCACACATTACATGAGACTTATGAAGATGCTCAACGTCAAGTTAATGAGGCTATAGAAATATATAAAAAGTTCTTTGATATTTTAGGTATTCCTTATCTGCTTTCTGAAAGACCAAAATGGGATAGGTTTGCTGGAGCAGAACATACGTATGCTTTTGACACGTTAATGCCAGATGGCAAAGCTTTGCAAATAGGTACTGTTCATCATCTTGGACAGCATTTTTCTAAAGCTTTAGATTATAAAATTCAGAAAGCTGATGGAAGTTTGGATTATCCTTATCAGACTAGTTATGGTATTTCAGATAGGGCAATTGCTGTATCCATAGCAATAAATGGTGATGATCATGGACCAGTCTTATCTCCCTCAATAGCTCCAATAAAAGTTGTAATAATACCTATACCAGTAAAAAATGACGATGATAGAAAGAAAATAGAAGATTATTGCAATAGCTTAGCTAAATTGCTTAATGATAGTGGAATAGAAACAGTAGTTGATAATAACAAAGATATTACACCTGGAGAAAAATATTATATATGGGAATTAAAGGGTGTTCCAATTAGACTAGAGATAGGTTTAAGGGAATATAATTCTGGAAATGTTACGATAAAAAGAAGAGATACTCTTACATCTAAAATTGTTAAAAAAGATGATATAGTGCAAGAAGTTAAAAATATGCTAGATTTAATGTATAACGATCTTAAAAAGAAGGCCTGGGAAGAATTTAATTCAAAAATATATTATGCTAAAACTCAAGAAGAATTAACAAAAATTATTGAAGAAAAAGGAGGAATTGTAGAAGTTCCATGGTGTGGAGATGAAGCTTGCGGGCAAAAACTTCAAGATAGTATTACTGCAAGAGTATTAGGATATCCTATAGAAGCTAAAAAGACAAATGATCCATGTATTGTATGTAAAAAACCATCTACTAATGTTCTGAGAATAGCAAAAACTTATTAG
- a CDS encoding V-type ATP synthase subunit K (produces ATP from ADP in the presence of a proton gradient across the membrane; the K subunit is a nonenzymatic component which binds the dimeric form by interacting with the G and E subunits) — protein sequence MKRINYLFLLLPLVVGLVTSAATSPYSTGAGFEGVNIGAGLAIGLAAIGAGVAVGMAAAAGVGVLTERRDMFGTILIFVAIGEGIVVYGLVFAVLMLFAHV from the coding sequence ATGAAAAGGATAAACTATCTATTCCTTCTTCTACCTTTAGTAGTAGGTTTAGTAACATCTGCAGCTACATCACCATATTCTACAGGAGCAGGATTTGAAGGAGTAAATATAGGAGCAGGATTAGCTATAGGATTAGCAGCAATAGGTGCTGGTGTAGCAGTTGGTATGGCAGCTGCAGCTGGTGTAGGTGTATTAACTGAAAGAAGAGATATGTTCGGTACGATATTAATATTCGTAGCTATTGGAGAAGGAATAGTAGTATATGGTTTAGTATTTGCGGTATTAATGCTCTTTGCCCACGTGTAA
- a CDS encoding V-type ATP synthase subunit D — protein sequence MSSNKVLPTKINLIKFKSELKVIRNIKRLLENKREVLLLYLRTYAAEYEKLYGEVNKALKDAYDSFLQAVADEGLSNIELMADSQAKTLKVDNIIKVIFGVKIPVINIDEKSIPEKPFGEVETSPYLSEAYDKIREALVKVIQLVELESTIRSLANELRKTQRIINAIDTSILPFYTSSVKYIKSVLDDKNREEFVRLKTTRRILQRRRLSGG from the coding sequence ATGAGTTCAAATAAAGTATTACCAACAAAAATTAATTTAATAAAATTTAAATCAGAGTTAAAAGTTATAAGGAATATAAAAAGATTATTGGAAAATAAAAGAGAAGTTTTATTACTTTATTTACGTACATATGCAGCAGAATATGAAAAATTGTATGGAGAAGTTAATAAAGCGTTAAAAGATGCATATGATAGTTTTTTGCAAGCAGTTGCAGATGAAGGTCTTAGTAATATAGAATTGATGGCAGATAGCCAAGCTAAAACATTAAAAGTAGATAACATAATTAAAGTTATTTTTGGAGTTAAGATACCAGTAATTAATATAGATGAGAAGAGTATTCCAGAGAAGCCTTTTGGTGAAGTAGAAACTTCACCATATCTTTCCGAAGCATATGATAAAATTAGAGAAGCTTTAGTTAAGGTAATACAGCTAGTTGAATTAGAGTCTACTATAAGATCATTAGCTAATGAGCTAAGAAAAACACAGAGGATAATAAATGCAATAGACACATCTATACTTCCTTTTTATACATCTTCTGTAAAATATATTAAATCGGTTTTAGATGATAAAAATAGAGAAGAATTCGTAAGACTTAAAACAACTAGAAGAATATTACAGAGGAGGAGGTTAAGTGGAGGCTGA